The Metabacillus schmidteae genome has a segment encoding these proteins:
- a CDS encoding tetratricopeptide repeat protein: MAYVKNEWKKEFDEAIKFHQQAIDGNKQAAKKAYEILKKVKLKAVNHALVEAYFGSSSALIARDHHDLMEKMNLAKRGLKALDNAVKAEPNNTEIRILRGNVAFRLPEQYFKRTKTAIEDFQFLTKGFKEKKNKISKEQYSEFLLKLGSAYKAIGDSENAENTWEELLKMNSSKYKKLIEQARKNGGV, translated from the coding sequence TTGGCATATGTAAAGAATGAATGGAAAAAAGAATTTGATGAAGCAATCAAATTCCATCAACAGGCCATAGATGGGAATAAGCAAGCAGCAAAGAAAGCATATGAAATCCTAAAAAAAGTCAAATTAAAAGCAGTTAATCATGCTCTTGTAGAAGCCTATTTTGGTAGTTCATCTGCTCTAATCGCAAGAGACCATCACGATTTAATGGAAAAAATGAACCTTGCAAAGAGAGGGTTAAAAGCCCTTGATAATGCTGTTAAGGCAGAGCCTAATAATACAGAAATTAGAATATTAAGAGGAAATGTGGCATTTCGCCTTCCTGAACAGTATTTTAAAAGAACAAAAACCGCTATTGAGGATTTTCAGTTTCTAACAAAAGGGTTTAAAGAAAAAAAGAATAAAATCTCAAAGGAACAATACAGTGAGTTTCTATTAAAGTTAGGGAGCGCCTATAAAGCAATAGGAGATAGTGAAAATGCTGAAAATACTTGGGAGGAACTTCTTAAGATGAATAGTAGTAAATACAAAAAGTTAATAGAACAGGCGAGAAAGAACGGAGGTGTTTAG
- a CDS encoding DUF6501 family protein — translation MIHKTWQESKALKKVKCVHTNAAKYMVDRALTAGKEYDVQNETEEFYFVIDNTGKVGGYYKDYFEIVPN, via the coding sequence GTGATACATAAAACATGGCAAGAATCTAAGGCATTAAAAAAAGTAAAATGTGTTCATACAAACGCAGCAAAATATATGGTAGACCGTGCACTAACTGCAGGTAAAGAGTATGATGTTCAAAATGAAACTGAAGAATTTTATTTTGTCATTGACAATACCGGCAAGGTTGGCGGCTACTATAAAGATTATTTTGAAATAGTGCCAAACTAA
- a CDS encoding DUF421 domain-containing protein, with amino-acid sequence MDMNLIWKSVVIVIGGTILLRVAGRKSISQMTLSQVVIMIGIGSLLVQPLVGKNVWTTLIVGLTLVLTLVIGEYSQIKSDKLEKFISGKSKILIDNGKLQTDQLKKLRLSVDLLEMKLRQSSVNNLNDVKYATLEPNGQVGFELKEQKKPATKEDITFLLQEIQHMKQIMGIYPLKASTNMPQKQPFSSETTLFTEVVKNKNEPEPPQRLQ; translated from the coding sequence ATGGATATGAACTTGATATGGAAAAGTGTTGTTATAGTAATAGGCGGTACGATTCTTCTAAGGGTTGCAGGTCGCAAGTCAATTTCTCAAATGACTCTTTCACAGGTTGTTATCATGATAGGAATTGGATCATTGCTTGTACAGCCGCTAGTAGGTAAAAATGTATGGACCACATTAATAGTTGGACTTACTCTGGTCCTTACCTTAGTAATTGGTGAATACAGCCAGATAAAGTCTGATAAGCTTGAAAAATTTATTTCTGGAAAATCAAAAATTTTAATTGATAATGGGAAGTTGCAAACAGATCAATTAAAAAAGTTACGTTTATCTGTTGATTTGTTAGAAATGAAGTTAAGGCAATCAAGTGTTAATAATTTAAATGATGTAAAATATGCAACTTTGGAACCGAATGGTCAGGTTGGGTTTGAATTAAAGGAACAAAAAAAACCTGCGACAAAAGAAGATATTACGTTTCTTCTTCAAGAGATTCAACATATGAAACAAATAATGGGAATCTATCCCCTTAAAGCATCGACAAATATGCCACAAAAACAGCCCTTTTCATCAGAAACAACATTATTTACAGAAGTTGTAAAAAACAAAAATGAGCCAGAACCACCTCAAAGATTACAATAA
- a CDS encoding helix-turn-helix domain-containing protein, whose translation MNSKAKIILHPVRMKIVQTLIGKEKLNVQEIQARLNEVPQATLYRHLNKLLEADVIQVVEENKIRGTVEKFYALNEKEQSTTEDFQKLSREEHLNLFLTFMTHLLGQYEAYLQQDEIDLMKDGISFREAMIYLSDQEFQEFISELSKVYLKVIENEPTSERKARHISTIMIPDAKK comes from the coding sequence TTGAACTCAAAAGCAAAAATAATCCTCCATCCAGTGAGAATGAAAATAGTACAAACATTAATTGGGAAAGAAAAACTAAATGTTCAGGAAATTCAAGCAAGATTAAATGAGGTTCCACAGGCCACTTTGTATCGTCATCTTAATAAACTATTAGAAGCTGATGTGATTCAAGTTGTTGAGGAAAACAAAATTCGTGGAACGGTGGAAAAATTTTATGCTTTAAATGAAAAAGAACAATCAACAACAGAAGACTTTCAAAAATTAAGCCGTGAGGAGCATTTAAATTTATTTTTAACCTTTATGACCCACTTACTAGGTCAGTATGAAGCATATTTACAGCAAGATGAAATTGACTTAATGAAAGATGGAATTAGTTTTAGGGAAGCAATGATTTATTTATCAGATCAAGAATTTCAAGAATTTATCTCTGAATTGTCGAAAGTCTATTTGAAAGTAATAGAAAATGAACCAACAAGTGAAAGAAAGGCTAGACATATTTCGACTATTATGATTCCAGATGCAAAAAAATAG
- a CDS encoding DUF418 domain-containing protein, with product MKEQKRILIVDIIRGLALFGILLMNMRSFNSPEFIESMYGITPNFKELDKIIHNFYGIFVHMKFYPIFSFLFGLSFYLFLRKGFDVILFTRRMLILFIIGVIHLIFIWYGDILHVYALISIFLLLFYKVNSKGILYWAAALLTIYHLLLSWSTFFSTHSPLEQGEFYEMLSNYNAIYQEAPYIDWVLYRFDIEVIRVLFQFPFTFVPVLAWFLLGLYVGKEGLFERTSSNIVRVKRWWRISLFVSFGFLILRLFAHIYLPSSIYLLTSVSGIGMAILYITSIYVFFDHSFVKTVFYPLRYVGRMSLSNYLFQSIFLISFVRVFNLYNNISLSEGLIISIFVFLFQLIISKYWLSYFYQGPIEWIWRSISLKKISPFIKK from the coding sequence ATGAAGGAACAAAAGCGAATTCTAATAGTGGATATAATCCGGGGTTTGGCTCTTTTTGGCATCCTATTAATGAATATGAGGAGCTTTAATTCTCCTGAATTTATAGAGTCCATGTATGGTATCACTCCCAATTTTAAAGAACTTGATAAAATCATTCATAATTTCTATGGGATATTTGTCCATATGAAGTTCTACCCTATTTTTTCATTTTTATTTGGATTAAGCTTTTACCTTTTTTTACGAAAGGGATTTGATGTAATCTTATTTACCAGGAGAATGTTGATCCTTTTTATTATTGGAGTCATACACCTTATTTTCATTTGGTATGGTGATATTCTTCATGTTTATGCGTTAATCAGTATATTTCTGCTGTTATTTTATAAAGTTAATAGCAAAGGAATTTTATATTGGGCAGCTGCATTATTGACGATTTATCATCTTTTGCTTAGTTGGAGTACGTTTTTTTCAACACATTCACCATTAGAACAAGGTGAATTTTATGAAATGCTCTCGAACTACAATGCAATTTACCAGGAAGCCCCATATATTGATTGGGTTTTGTATAGATTTGATATTGAAGTTATTCGTGTATTGTTTCAATTTCCATTTACCTTTGTCCCAGTACTTGCTTGGTTTTTATTAGGGTTATATGTCGGGAAAGAAGGACTTTTTGAAAGAACTTCTTCAAACATAGTAAGGGTTAAAAGATGGTGGAGAATCAGTTTATTTGTTTCTTTTGGTTTCCTTATCTTGAGGTTGTTTGCACATATTTATTTGCCTAGTTCTATTTACTTGTTAACAAGCGTAAGTGGGATAGGAATGGCTATTTTGTACATAACAAGTATATACGTCTTTTTTGACCACTCATTTGTTAAGACCGTTTTTTATCCACTTCGATATGTAGGAAGGATGTCATTGTCTAATTACCTTTTTCAATCCATATTCTTAATAAGCTTCGTTCGAGTATTTAACCTTTATAACAATATAAGTTTATCTGAAGGTTTAATAATTAGCATTTTTGTTTTTCTTTTCCAACTTATCATTAGCAAATACTGGTTGTCATATTTTTACCAGGGGCCAATTGAATGGATTTGGAGATCCATTTCATTAAAAAAGATAAGCCCTTTCATAAAAAAATAA
- a CDS encoding general stress protein — MKPYVEEYHNEENLKQAVDLLKSKGVQADDLYVLTHDNDRTERISDKADTNLISTEDKGLTETLENLFVNKGDELRKNLEEMGFSTAESEMYEEKLDQGKALLIVKNPEQYQLI, encoded by the coding sequence ATGAAGCCTTATGTTGAAGAGTATCATAACGAAGAAAATCTAAAACAAGCTGTAGATTTGTTAAAAAGTAAAGGTGTACAAGCTGACGATCTCTATGTTTTAACACATGATAATGACAGAACTGAAAGAATTTCTGATAAAGCAGATACGAATTTAATTAGCACCGAAGATAAAGGTTTAACCGAAACGCTTGAGAACCTATTCGTTAATAAAGGGGACGAGCTGCGAAAAAATCTAGAGGAAATGGGATTTTCTACAGCAGAATCAGAAATGTATGAGGAAAAACTTGATCAAGGAAAAGCTCTTTTAATTGTAAAAAATCCCGAGCAATATCAATTAATATAA
- a CDS encoding H-type small acid-soluble spore protein, whose protein sequence is MDINRVKQILSSSADIKVMYNGASVWIDELHEDQEMVTCHLRGPLEERTQVSVAELKEID, encoded by the coding sequence TTGGATATTAATCGTGTAAAGCAGATTTTATCATCTTCTGCAGACATAAAAGTTATGTATAATGGCGCTTCTGTCTGGATTGACGAATTACATGAAGATCAAGAGATGGTAACGTGTCACCTTAGAGGACCACTTGAGGAAAGAACACAAGTAAGTGTAGCTGAACTTAAAGAAATAGATTAA
- the proC gene encoding pyrroline-5-carboxylate reductase, which yields MKNSILFIGAGRMAEAIIAGLITSSHEQINSIYVSNQKNTERLQELATKYQVQPIDNYDDIIEKVDMIVLAMPPSEHEGVLNKLKHLITSQFVVTVAAGISPSFIERYLPGGTAVGWIMPNTAAMVKHSISLYTYGSSVSEKHHMQMELLVNSIGTSLYCSEEEIHNLTAITGSAPAFLYLFVESLIEQTEQYNVSRETAEKLVKEMVFGSVEMLKGNYSPKELREQVTTPGGATAEGIKILRTGNFVELLQEAVIATNKKAKGEN from the coding sequence GTGAAAAATTCAATTTTATTTATTGGAGCAGGCAGAATGGCAGAAGCAATTATTGCCGGATTAATAACAAGTAGTCATGAGCAAATCAATTCAATTTATGTTTCAAATCAGAAAAATACCGAAAGACTGCAAGAATTGGCTACTAAATATCAAGTCCAACCAATTGACAATTATGATGACATCATAGAAAAAGTAGATATGATTGTATTAGCGATGCCGCCTTCAGAACATGAAGGAGTCCTAAATAAATTAAAACATTTAATTACATCACAATTTGTTGTAACAGTAGCAGCAGGAATAAGTCCTTCTTTCATTGAGAGGTATCTTCCGGGTGGAACAGCGGTTGGTTGGATTATGCCAAATACTGCAGCAATGGTTAAGCATTCCATTTCATTGTATACATACGGATCTTCTGTAAGTGAAAAACATCATATGCAGATGGAGCTATTGGTCAACTCAATTGGAACATCTCTATACTGTTCTGAAGAAGAGATACACAATTTAACAGCTATAACAGGTAGTGCACCAGCTTTTTTATACCTATTTGTTGAATCCTTAATAGAACAAACAGAACAATACAATGTTTCAAGGGAAACAGCAGAAAAATTGGTCAAAGAAATGGTGTTCGGATCTGTTGAGATGCTAAAAGGGAATTATTCTCCAAAGGAATTAAGAGAACAGGTAACAACACCTGGAGGAGCAACTGCTGAAGGGATAAAAATATTAAGAACCGGTAATTTTGTTGAATTGTTACAGGAGGCTGTAATTGCTACAAATAAAAAGGCAAAAGGTGAGAATTAA
- a CDS encoding cupredoxin domain-containing protein — protein MRFVFIRKKWLFFVIAAILMGSLYFFTSETIPTFQSSQTSNKEITVNMVTGEFSTTTADGKKLEAYRWDPGTIVIPKNQNVTLKIFGVNGEEHPFYIEGTDIKGTVKKGEETVVSLNFNEEGTYRLICDAHSHEEHNVVPMIAYIVVE, from the coding sequence ATGAGGTTCGTTTTTATTCGTAAGAAATGGTTATTTTTTGTTATAGCTGCTATTTTAATGGGAAGTTTATACTTTTTTACAAGCGAAACGATTCCAACGTTCCAAAGTAGTCAAACTTCTAATAAAGAAATCACAGTTAATATGGTCACTGGTGAATTTTCAACAACAACTGCTGATGGAAAAAAACTAGAGGCATATCGCTGGGATCCAGGCACCATCGTTATTCCAAAGAATCAGAATGTTACATTAAAGATTTTTGGTGTAAATGGTGAGGAGCATCCTTTTTACATTGAAGGAACAGATATAAAAGGTACCGTTAAAAAGGGTGAAGAGACAGTTGTTTCTCTTAACTTTAATGAAGAGGGAACTTATCGTCTAATTTGTGATGCGCACTCACATGAAGAACACAATGTTGTACCTATGATTGCCTATATTGTTGTTGAATAA
- a CDS encoding GNAT family N-acetyltransferase, whose protein sequence is MSEQTYIIRDANMEDLPRIVEIYNTSIPGKLATADLEEVTVDSRLAWFHEHNSHHRPLWVIEEERGIVGWLSFQSFYGRPAYNATAEVSIYLDPNVHGKGYARILMDKAISECPGLEIKTLLAFVFGHNAPSIKLFEHYQFERWAHLPKIANMEGVERDLVILGKRIVD, encoded by the coding sequence ATGAGCGAACAAACGTATATTATCAGAGATGCAAATATGGAAGATCTTCCACGAATTGTTGAAATTTATAACACATCCATCCCTGGTAAACTTGCTACAGCAGATTTAGAAGAGGTAACAGTTGATAGCAGATTAGCCTGGTTTCATGAACATAACTCACATCATAGACCACTTTGGGTTATTGAAGAAGAACGAGGTATTGTTGGGTGGTTAAGCTTTCAGTCTTTTTATGGTAGACCAGCATATAATGCAACAGCAGAAGTTAGTATTTATCTTGATCCTAATGTACATGGCAAAGGCTATGCTCGTATTTTAATGGATAAAGCAATTTCAGAATGTCCTGGTTTAGAGATTAAAACATTGCTTGCGTTTGTATTTGGGCATAATGCACCAAGTATTAAACTTTTTGAACATTATCAATTTGAGAGATGGGCACATCTTCCAAAAATCGCTAATATGGAAGGTGTTGAAAGAGATTTGGTTATTCTAGGAAAGAGGATCGTTGACTAA
- a CDS encoding DHH family phosphoesterase yields the protein MQYVLLTHNDLDGVSCGILAKLAFGENVNVFYHSVNSLDYQVEQLMKEQGDINQTRKIYITDLSVNKDNEVRLKKFYQRGGLVQLIDHHKTSLHLNEYEWGNVKVEESEGKLASATSLFYDHLQEHNFLKKHSSLSEYVELVRQYDTWDWERKKNINAKRLNDLLFLQSIEEFEQSMIERLSTQQSFSFNEFEEKLLDIEEKKTERYIKRKKRELVQTFIGDKCVGIVYAESYHSELGNELGKEHPHLDCIAIINMGNKKIGFRTIHDHVDVSELAAKYGGGGHAKAAGCSLTQDAYREFIDKTFSLKPLRIDYPHNKMNVKQRCSLYENYEKEQYLLYKNNEDKWQVEKNYHLLPDHFLSFEEAERYIKRTFSVHLSKDEKLLHYLLDSIDTKKHTKKSKA from the coding sequence ATGCAATATGTTTTATTAACGCATAATGATTTAGATGGTGTCAGCTGCGGAATTCTAGCAAAACTGGCTTTTGGTGAAAATGTAAATGTATTTTATCATTCAGTTAATAGTCTTGATTATCAGGTTGAGCAATTGATGAAAGAGCAAGGTGACATAAATCAAACACGTAAAATATACATAACTGATTTGTCAGTAAATAAGGATAATGAAGTAAGATTAAAAAAGTTTTATCAACGGGGTGGGCTCGTTCAATTAATTGACCACCATAAAACATCATTGCATCTGAATGAATATGAGTGGGGAAATGTCAAGGTCGAGGAATCAGAAGGAAAGCTCGCATCTGCAACTTCATTATTTTATGATCACCTTCAAGAACATAATTTCCTGAAAAAACATTCTTCCCTCAGCGAATACGTTGAATTGGTAAGGCAGTATGATACGTGGGATTGGGAGAGAAAGAAGAATATTAACGCAAAACGCCTAAATGATCTTTTATTTTTGCAATCAATTGAAGAATTTGAACAAAGTATGATTGAGCGTCTTTCAACACAGCAGTCTTTTTCTTTCAATGAATTTGAAGAAAAATTGCTTGATATTGAGGAAAAGAAAACTGAGCGATACATAAAACGAAAAAAGAGAGAATTAGTACAAACGTTTATTGGAGACAAGTGTGTTGGAATTGTTTATGCAGAATCATATCATTCAGAATTAGGCAATGAGTTAGGAAAAGAACATCCACATCTCGACTGTATAGCTATTATCAATATGGGAAATAAAAAGATCGGATTCAGAACGATCCATGATCATGTTGATGTATCTGAACTTGCAGCAAAGTATGGAGGAGGAGGACATGCGAAAGCTGCGGGTTGCTCGTTAACACAAGATGCATATCGGGAGTTTATAGATAAAACATTCTCTTTGAAACCACTAAGAATAGATTATCCTCATAATAAGATGAATGTAAAACAAAGATGTTCTTTATATGAAAATTATGAGAAAGAGCAATATCTACTCTATAAAAATAATGAAGACAAATGGCAGGTAGAAAAAAATTATCACTTACTTCCAGATCATTTCCTAAGTTTTGAGGAAGCAGAAAGATATATAAAAAGAACTTTCTCTGTTCATCTTTCAAAGGACGAGAAGCTTCTTCATTACTTACTTGACTCTATTGACACAAAAAAACATACCAAAAAAAGCAAAGCGTGA
- a CDS encoding cold-inducible protein YdjO-related protein encodes MRFQQQVEKPPEVNLKIWTCGSNDCNGWMRDNFKSNENPDCPLCGHAMVEDERTLPVLENFSAVSQKKE; translated from the coding sequence ATGAGATTTCAACAACAAGTCGAAAAGCCACCAGAGGTTAACTTAAAAATATGGACTTGTGGTTCAAATGATTGTAACGGGTGGATGCGTGATAATTTTAAATCGAACGAAAATCCAGACTGTCCTCTATGTGGACACGCAATGGTTGAAGACGAGCGTACATTACCTGTCCTGGAAAACTTTTCAGCAGTAAGCCAGAAAAAGGAATAA
- a CDS encoding tetratricopeptide repeat protein: MLYNKKNAELLKRLAKGNGFLTASNKQLLNKLPIPARILEMSNKTTESVINQLLESGKIERNNLAKLRKELLDAVENQPKSKKNREKSYKKPSYVAKPKKDRTTNKKSKPKNDRELTNVEKETISTKPRNDTTKIVNKPVSNQSNSLSLLEDAIKLHEDGIKGNKVAVKKAYTALKELHEQQPADLKIKSYYGSATTLLARDASSVTDKMKYALEGLKHLDQVVESSPDFIPARMLRGNVAYRLPELYFQRTATAIEDFRYLLDVTESDDSILSEQEYVEMLKNLVEAYKRVNQSENAKIYQEKLKLFKQTDSSTTNTETQKKSSVDEPTGEGLTEEAKTIYQNALAGGQTEVKEALSFYEVFVLTNTAPEVEMTYIDLQSMVGRDSINTYEMFGSAIKSMKAMDTLINEHPSLNELRLIRARHSLRLPELFFRRAAIAVSDIEMLLKDKNYLNEAGPMVHHQLLFDLGTAYEKLDMMENALETWNNLLTMQPNEVLKSKIEEKLEVHSYKEVGMRIFSAYSKEKMYNKAKEIHLIGAKGSRIAAKQSLEVWENARNRFPDCEIANTYYAASVALMGKYAGDPQEMFGETIKALKLLKSSIKSDNPELKLLRGYIYQSLPEGFFHSSANAVKDLKSVKLAYEQNPVNPPITKEQYVKLLYDLGFLYKKTSFVDKAMKTWKTLLKADPQSQYAKEVANQVGEEK, translated from the coding sequence TTGCTCTATAATAAAAAAAATGCGGAACTATTAAAAAGATTAGCGAAGGGAAACGGCTTTTTAACTGCTTCAAATAAACAATTATTGAACAAATTACCCATTCCAGCCAGAATTTTAGAAATGTCTAATAAAACAACGGAAAGTGTTATTAATCAATTGCTGGAAAGTGGAAAAATTGAAAGAAATAATCTTGCAAAGTTAAGAAAAGAATTATTAGATGCAGTAGAAAATCAACCAAAATCAAAAAAGAATCGAGAAAAGAGTTATAAAAAGCCGTCATATGTAGCTAAACCCAAAAAGGATAGAACAACTAATAAAAAATCAAAACCTAAAAATGATCGTGAATTAACAAACGTAGAAAAAGAAACGATTTCAACGAAGCCTCGGAATGACACAACAAAAATCGTAAACAAACCGGTATCAAATCAATCAAACAGTCTATCACTTCTAGAAGATGCAATAAAACTCCATGAGGATGGGATAAAAGGAAATAAAGTCGCTGTAAAAAAAGCATATACAGCCTTAAAAGAATTGCACGAACAGCAGCCTGCCGATCTTAAAATAAAATCCTATTATGGAAGTGCTACAACACTACTCGCGAGAGATGCAAGCAGTGTTACAGATAAAATGAAATATGCATTAGAAGGGTTAAAGCATTTAGACCAGGTAGTGGAAAGTTCTCCAGATTTTATTCCTGCTAGAATGCTAAGAGGCAATGTAGCCTATCGTTTACCGGAATTATATTTTCAACGTACAGCAACAGCAATAGAGGATTTCCGTTATCTTTTAGATGTAACTGAATCTGATGACTCAATTTTATCAGAACAAGAATATGTTGAGATGTTAAAAAACTTGGTTGAGGCTTATAAGCGAGTCAATCAATCTGAAAATGCGAAAATCTATCAAGAAAAATTAAAATTATTCAAACAAACTGATAGCTCAACAACGAATACAGAAACACAAAAGAAAAGTAGTGTAGATGAGCCAACTGGTGAGGGGTTAACAGAGGAAGCAAAAACTATTTACCAAAATGCCCTTGCTGGAGGGCAAACAGAAGTGAAAGAGGCATTATCATTTTATGAGGTATTTGTGTTAACGAACACTGCTCCTGAAGTAGAAATGACCTATATCGATCTTCAGTCAATGGTGGGAAGAGATTCTATTAACACTTATGAAATGTTTGGTTCTGCTATAAAGTCTATGAAAGCTATGGATACTCTCATAAACGAACATCCTTCGTTAAATGAACTACGTTTAATACGCGCTAGGCACAGTTTACGTTTACCAGAGTTATTCTTTAGAAGAGCAGCTATTGCAGTAAGTGATATAGAAATGCTTTTAAAAGATAAAAACTATTTAAATGAAGCTGGGCCAATGGTTCACCATCAATTGCTATTTGACTTGGGAACTGCATATGAAAAACTAGATATGATGGAAAATGCTCTTGAAACCTGGAACAATTTATTGACAATGCAACCAAATGAGGTATTGAAAAGTAAAATAGAAGAAAAACTAGAAGTACATTCATATAAAGAAGTAGGCATGCGAATTTTCTCAGCATACTCAAAAGAAAAAATGTACAACAAAGCAAAAGAAATTCATTTGATTGGTGCAAAAGGGAGTCGTATAGCTGCGAAGCAAAGTTTAGAAGTTTGGGAAAATGCAAGAAATAGATTTCCAGATTGTGAAATTGCAAACACTTATTATGCAGCTTCAGTTGCGTTAATGGGTAAGTATGCTGGTGATCCCCAAGAAATGTTTGGAGAAACAATTAAAGCTTTAAAGCTTTTAAAGTCATCAATTAAATCCGATAATCCTGAATTGAAGTTATTGCGCGGATATATCTACCAAAGTTTACCTGAAGGATTCTTCCATTCAAGTGCTAATGCTGTGAAAGATTTAAAGTCTGTTAAATTAGCATATGAACAAAATCCCGTTAATCCGCCAATTACAAAAGAGCAGTATGTGAAACTATTATATGATTTAGGTTTTCTCTACAAAAAAACTAGTTTTGTAGACAAAGCAATGAAAACTTGGAAAACACTTCTAAAGGCAGATCCTCAATCACAATATGCTAAAGAAGTTGCAAATCAGGTAGGTGAAGAAAAATGA